One Bosea sp. 124 genomic window, CGTTTCGCCAGCGAGCGAGCTGGGGAGCGGAACACCGTTCGGTCTTTCCCTCCGTCACCCGCGTCGTCTCGTCGAGCGTGGCGACGGGTTGCCGGCCCGCCCGGCACGGGCTCGCCGGCAACACGATCGCGCTTTCGGTGGATGGCGCGCTCGCACTCTTCGACGCCGGCAAGCCGGAGTTCATCGCCGACAAGCAGCGCCTGACCGGCCAGGTGCTCGCCATGCCGACGCTGGCCGAACGCCTCGCGCCACATGGCGGCGTCGTGGTCTTCAACAACGTCTCGCCAGGGGCGGCCTATCTGCATGACCCGCTCGGCCACGGCCATGTCTATCACCGGGCCGGCAGTTTCGGCCCCGGCCGGGCGCCGATCACGGGCGAGCGCGCGCTGGCGATCGAGGGCGACCTCGACGGCGACGCCACGCTCATCGCCCGATTCACGGCCGAGCTTATCGACGAAGGCGGCCCGGCGCTGGCGCTGGCCTGGCTCGGACATCCCGACACGACCCAGCACGACTGCCCGCTCGGTTCGCCCCGGCACCATGACGCTTTGCGCCGCGCCGACAGCCATGCCGGTGCCGTCATCGACGCGGTCGATGCGGCGCGCGGGCGCGGCGAGGACATCCTGCTGCTGATCGCCTCCGATCACGGCCACCAGACCGTGACAGGGGTCGTCGACATCGCGGGCGAGCTCATCGCGGCAGGGCTCAAGGCTTCGCCCGTCTCCACCGATGTCGTGGTTGCACCGAACGGCACCGCGGCCCTGATCTATATCGATCCGGAGCAGGCGGAGCTTGCCGCGCGGGTCGGTGCCTTCCTCGCCGGCCGCCCCTGGGTCGGCCGCCTGATCGCGCCGGAGGCATTCGCGGAATTCGGCGTTCCGGCCGGCGGGGATCTCGCCTTCGCCGTGGCGATGGCCGCCGATGACGAGGCCGTCAACGACCACGGCGTGCCCGGCCTCAGCCTGGCGGCCAAGCCTGCCGGCGGCAAGCCCGACCGCCTCGGCTGCGGCCAGCATGGCGGGCTCGGCCGCTACGAGCAGTCGCCCGTCCTGATGCTCGAAGGCTCCGGCTTCGAGGCCGGGGCGACGTTCGCCGCCGCGACGTCGGCCATCGATCTGGCGCCGACGCTCCTCGCCTTTCTCGGACACGCGGCGGACGGCCTGGACGGCCGGCCGCTCCAGCTTCGCCCCTGACCTCCACGAGCCGATCGGACCCGCAAGCCATGACCCCTTCTTCCCCTGTACGCGGCCTTGACCGCCGCCATGTCCTCGCCGGAGCCGCGAGCCTTGCCGGCGCGCTGGCCGTCCTGCCCGTCGAGGCCTTCGGCCAGGCCGCCCGCAAGGGCGTCCTGAAATACGCCACGCTCGGCCTCGACACCTCGGACCCGCATCGCCACACCGGCAGCATCGCCTTGCAGCAATGCTATGTCGAAACGCTGACCTCGATCGCCGCCGACGGCTCCGTCGAACCCTTCCTCGCCGAGAGCTTCGAGATGTCGCCGGACGGGCTGACCTATCGCTTTAGGCTCAGGCCAAACGTCAGGTTCCACAATGGCGAGGTGATGAGCGCGGCCGACGTCGCCGCTAATTTCGAGCGCGTGAAGACCAAGGTGAAGGGCGGCTGGCTCGTCTCGGCGATGAAGCGCGTCGTCAAGCTCGAGACGCCCGACGCAACCACGCTCGCCGTCACCCTGCAGGAGCCCTATTCGCCC contains:
- a CDS encoding alkaline phosphatase family protein, which translates into the protein MTKQRRAVALVLDGLRRDFVTPDLMPRLSAFRQRASWGAEHRSVFPSVTRVVSSSVATGCRPARHGLAGNTIALSVDGALALFDAGKPEFIADKQRLTGQVLAMPTLAERLAPHGGVVVFNNVSPGAAYLHDPLGHGHVYHRAGSFGPGRAPITGERALAIEGDLDGDATLIARFTAELIDEGGPALALAWLGHPDTTQHDCPLGSPRHHDALRRADSHAGAVIDAVDAARGRGEDILLLIASDHGHQTVTGVVDIAGELIAAGLKASPVSTDVVVAPNGTAALIYIDPEQAELAARVGAFLAGRPWVGRLIAPEAFAEFGVPAGGDLAFAVAMAADDEAVNDHGVPGLSLAAKPAGGKPDRLGCGQHGGLGRYEQSPVLMLEGSGFEAGATFAAATSAIDLAPTLLAFLGHAADGLDGRPLQLRP